A single window of Nicotiana sylvestris chromosome 3, ASM39365v2, whole genome shotgun sequence DNA harbors:
- the LOC138888045 gene encoding uncharacterized protein: MPYSLVYGIDAVIPVEVGEPSLRYSNESKPSNDESRLQDLDEVKKRRDMAHVRMVSQKQQAERYYNKKAKVRPLKVGDYVLKAKTQAAKDPNEGKLGTNWDGPYKITAAANEGAFQLETMEGKLLQNNWNIAHLKYFHF; this comes from the coding sequence atgccatattcactagtctacggGATTGACGCGGTTATACCCGTCGAAGTCGGAGAACCTAGCCTGAGATACTCCAACGAAAGCAAACCAAGTAACGATGAAAGTAGGCTACAGGACCTGGATGAAGTCAAAAAACGAAGAGATATGGCTCACGTAAGAATGGTATCCCAAAAGCAACAAGcagaaaggtactataacaagaaggccaaagtacgaccactgaaggtcggagactacgtcctcaaagctaaaacacaagcagcgaaagaccctaatgagggaaaactgggaacaaactgggacgggccatacaaaatcacggcgGCAGCAAATGAAGGAGCATTCCAGTTagagacaatggaaggaaaactactccaaaacaattggaatatcgcccatctcaaatacttccacttctga